One Natronomonas gomsonensis genomic window, GCGACGGTGTTGGACCGCTGGGAGGAGCGCGCGACCGACTGGGACGACTTCGAGGGGTACGTCGAGTTCCGCAACGACATCTCGGAGACGCTGGAGTCGATTCCCGAAGACGTTCCCGAGAGCGAGGCGTTCCTCGAGGCCGACGGCCACGTCAAGACAAGCGGCGTCACCGGGTCGCTGAAGACACGTGACTTCGAGGCCGCCCGCGAGGCGCTCGCTCCGGCGCGAGAATACGCGGCGACGCGCGAGGAACTGACCGACGCGCGAAGTCGACATCGTGAGGCCTACCGCGCGGCCCGGGACCGACTGACGGAACTCGCGGACCGAATCGACGACCTCGAACGGCTGGTCCGACTCGGTGAAGCGGACCTCGACGCTCCAATCGAGGAACTCCGAGAGCCCATCGAACGATACAACGACGGCGTCGCCGACGATTTCGCCGCCTTCCGACGGGACGCGTCGGCCCGCGAGTTCCTCTCGTTTATCGCGACAGCGGCCGACTACCCGCTGGTCGAGTTTCGGTGTCCGCCGACGGAGCTACTGGAGTACGTCCGAGAGCGGCCCGCCGGCGAGCATTCGGTCCCCGACCTCATCGAGTACGCCGACTACTCGCCGTCGAAGCTCTCCCACTACGTCGACGACGCGAACCTGTTGAAGCGCCGAGTCGCGACGAACCGGACGTATCTCGATGGACTGTCGGCCGACCCGCTTTTCGTCGAGTGGCCGCCCGCCGAGACCGAGGCGCTTCGGTACCGCGCCGAGGAGTTGGTGTCGCTCGTCGACCGCTTCGCCGACGAGGAGACGGTCGCCGCACTCCGGGCGGTTCGGGAATTGACGCGCCGCGATGCCTATGAACGGCTCCGAACGGCCGCCGTCGCCCGTTCGGAGTTGGACGACGACGAGCGCACACGCATCGAAAA contains:
- a CDS encoding DUF7118 family protein; translated protein: MSTTSDHDDAAAELEAAAERVRELEQSLELDEADLDAVADAYESVATVLDRWEERATDWDDFEGYVEFRNDISETLESIPEDVPESEAFLEADGHVKTSGVTGSLKTRDFEAAREALAPAREYAATREELTDARSRHREAYRAARDRLTELADRIDDLERLVRLGEADLDAPIEELREPIERYNDGVADDFAAFRRDASAREFLSFIATAADYPLVEFRCPPTELLEYVRERPAGEHSVPDLIEYADYSPSKLSHYVDDANLLKRRVATNRTYLDGLSADPLFVEWPPAETEALRYRAEELVSLVDRFADEETVAALRAVRELTRRDAYERLRTAAVARSELDDDERTRIENGTIESELEVAREERGRLEEALDAHAPA